One segment of Pyxidicoccus trucidator DNA contains the following:
- a CDS encoding 2OG-Fe(II) oxygenase — MLREALLGSRFVARSPLMGTFRASRGFAFIFTLQGRAMLEARFPFLSCYLARVLDPASARGLLPWRERLLGASRERILPNAFYLNLLLLDAGTPVGRHIDATLQEPSGVPGATPRHVSVLYLQVPERAKGGELRLLRDDVPVGEVRPREGLLVHFRGDLQHEVRPFTGGEEGARRASLVCEQYAFPPEALARIPTFRIQSKAGFAAYLDAQRERPDSGPAGELE, encoded by the coding sequence ATGCTCCGGGAAGCCCTGCTGGGCTCGCGCTTCGTCGCGCGCAGCCCGCTGATGGGTACGTTCCGGGCCAGCCGCGGCTTCGCCTTCATCTTCACGCTCCAGGGCCGGGCCATGCTGGAGGCACGCTTCCCTTTCCTATCTTGCTACCTGGCGCGGGTTCTGGATCCTGCCAGCGCGCGCGGGCTGCTGCCGTGGAGGGAACGGCTGCTGGGAGCGAGCAGGGAGCGCATCCTCCCCAATGCGTTCTACCTGAACCTGCTGCTGCTGGACGCGGGCACGCCCGTGGGGCGGCACATCGACGCGACGCTGCAGGAGCCCAGCGGCGTGCCCGGCGCCACGCCCCGGCACGTGAGCGTGCTGTACCTCCAGGTCCCCGAGCGCGCGAAGGGCGGCGAGCTGCGGCTGCTGCGCGACGACGTGCCCGTGGGCGAGGTGCGGCCCCGCGAAGGACTGCTGGTGCACTTCCGCGGCGACCTCCAGCACGAGGTGCGGCCCTTCACCGGCGGCGAGGAAGGCGCGCGGCGGGCGAGCCTCGTCTGCGAGCAGTATGCCTTCCCTCCCGAGGCGCTCGCGCGCATCCCCACCTTCCGCATCCAGTCCAAGGCCGGCTTCGCCGCCTACCTCGACGCCCAGCGGGAGCGGCCCGATAGCGGCCCCGCAGGTGAGTTGGAGTAG
- a CDS encoding acetylserotonin O-methyltransferase, translated as MSQHLQPSSAPPPATLIMNQMVYGFWVSRCLQIAAELRLADTIGDTPKTVEELATASGTHAPSLARMLRLLSGVGVMVKDEQTQRWALTEMGALLRKDHPGSVHGSLMAHGHPLSWRAWGELKTSLTTGKPVVEQLVGETFFEFLGSHPKDGAMFQESMVAYQLQNAPAVVNAYDFSTARTICDVGGGTGALLAHILQRHPAARGTIFETPLVTKEARAKLAEQGLTERCDAIEGDFFASSPKGQDIYILSQILHDWNDENSLRILTQIRQAMRPDSRLLIVEAVLPGDNANHFGNLYDMAMLILLGGKERTEAEYKELVARAGLRVSRIVPTSMPPSIVEVVPA; from the coding sequence ATGAGCCAGCACCTCCAACCTTCCAGCGCTCCGCCTCCCGCGACCCTCATCATGAACCAGATGGTGTACGGCTTCTGGGTCTCCCGCTGCCTGCAGATTGCGGCGGAGCTGAGGCTCGCCGACACCATCGGCGACACGCCGAAGACGGTGGAGGAGCTCGCGACGGCCAGTGGCACCCATGCGCCCTCGCTGGCCCGCATGCTGCGCCTGCTGAGCGGCGTGGGGGTGATGGTGAAGGACGAGCAGACCCAGCGGTGGGCGCTGACGGAGATGGGCGCCCTGCTGCGCAAGGACCACCCGGGCTCGGTGCACGGCTCGCTGATGGCGCATGGCCACCCGCTGTCCTGGCGGGCCTGGGGCGAGCTCAAGACTTCGCTCACGACGGGCAAGCCGGTGGTCGAGCAGCTCGTGGGAGAGACCTTCTTCGAGTTCCTGGGGTCTCACCCGAAGGACGGGGCCATGTTCCAGGAGAGCATGGTGGCCTACCAGCTGCAGAACGCCCCGGCGGTGGTGAACGCGTATGACTTCTCCACGGCCCGCACCATCTGCGACGTGGGCGGCGGCACGGGCGCGCTGCTGGCCCACATCCTCCAGCGGCACCCCGCCGCCCGGGGCACCATCTTCGAGACGCCCCTGGTGACGAAGGAGGCGCGCGCGAAGCTCGCCGAGCAGGGGCTGACGGAGCGCTGCGACGCCATCGAAGGCGACTTCTTCGCCTCGAGTCCCAAGGGCCAGGACATCTACATCCTGTCGCAGATCCTCCACGACTGGAACGACGAGAACAGCCTCCGCATCCTCACCCAGATCCGCCAGGCCATGCGCCCCGACTCGCGGCTGCTCATCGTGGAGGCGGTGCTGCCGGGCGACAACGCCAATCACTTCGGCAACCTCTACGACATGGCGATGCTCATCCTGCTGGGCGGGAAGGAGCGCACGGAGGCGGAGTACAAGGAACTGGTGGCCAGGGCGGGGCTGCGCGTCTCCCGCATCGTCCCCACGTCCATGCCTCCCAGCATCGTCGAGGTGGTCCCCGCGTAG